The Chryseobacterium sp. 52 genome includes a region encoding these proteins:
- a CDS encoding 2Fe-2S iron-sulfur cluster-binding protein, giving the protein MKDEITITVKDQDGHIHELICPLEMGLSLKDICKAYELPMEAMCGGMVMCATCHCYILNETTALPEKGDMEEALLSELFTTFPSSRLACQIQLTAAMDGLSIEIAPN; this is encoded by the coding sequence ATGAAGGATGAAATTACAATTACCGTAAAAGATCAGGACGGACATATTCATGAACTGATCTGTCCCCTGGAAATGGGGCTTAGCCTTAAAGATATCTGCAAAGCGTATGAACTGCCTATGGAAGCAATGTGCGGAGGAATGGTAATGTGTGCTACCTGCCACTGCTACATTCTGAATGAAACAACTGCGCTGCCTGAGAAAGGAGATATGGAAGAAGCACTCTTATCCGAACTCTTTACCACTTTTCCTTCCAGCAGACTGGCCTGCCAGATTCAGCTTACGGCTGCTATGGATGGGCTTTCCATAGAAATTGCACCGAATTAA
- a CDS encoding ketopantoate reductase family protein — MNKKHIVVVGLGGVGGYFGFKINQENEASQKYKITFVARGETYQKVKENGLVLLSPEHPVDHTRPDAIEQQISDIKNPDLVLICVKEYDLENMCSQLKEVIGENTILLPMMNGADIYERIKKIIPDHVVLPTCIYVASHIKEKGIVEHKGKAGKMIVGRDPLHFSADVEWIVDLIRESKIDFDFKDNSLVDIWTKYMFIASFGLVTAKHNSSMGTVCTDELQKHEASEIMKEIKMIADKKQIILDEEIIQKTFEKASTFPFETPTSLQLDVNSGKENNELDLLGGAVLNFGKELNIDTPFTQKIVDEIKAL, encoded by the coding sequence ATGAACAAGAAACATATTGTAGTTGTTGGATTGGGTGGAGTAGGTGGATATTTCGGTTTTAAAATCAATCAGGAAAATGAAGCTTCTCAAAAATATAAAATTACTTTCGTTGCAAGAGGGGAAACTTACCAAAAAGTGAAAGAAAACGGTCTGGTTCTTCTTTCGCCGGAACATCCTGTTGATCATACCCGTCCTGATGCTATAGAACAGCAGATAAGCGATATAAAAAATCCGGATCTGGTGTTGATTTGTGTTAAAGAATATGACCTCGAGAATATGTGCAGCCAGCTGAAAGAAGTGATCGGCGAAAACACCATTTTACTTCCCATGATGAACGGTGCAGATATCTATGAAAGAATAAAAAAAATTATTCCTGATCATGTTGTTCTGCCAACCTGCATCTATGTAGCTTCCCATATCAAGGAAAAAGGCATTGTGGAACATAAAGGAAAAGCAGGAAAGATGATTGTAGGAAGAGATCCCCTGCATTTTTCTGCTGATGTGGAATGGATTGTGGATTTGATCAGAGAAAGTAAAATTGACTTTGATTTTAAGGATAATTCACTGGTTGATATCTGGACCAAGTATATGTTCATTGCGAGCTTTGGATTGGTAACAGCGAAACATAACTCTTCTATGGGAACCGTCTGTACAGATGAACTTCAGAAACATGAGGCTTCGGAAATCATGAAAGAAATAAAAATGATTGCAGATAAAAAACAAATTATCCTGGATGAAGAGATCATTCAGAAAACCTTTGAAAAAGCATCTACTTTTCCTTTTGAAACCCCAACTTCTCTGCAGCTTGATGTCAATTCCGGAAAAGAGAACAACGAATTGGATCTTTTGGGAGGTGCCGTCCTGAATTTTGGAAAAGAATTAAACATCGACACTCCTTTTACTCAAAAAATAGTTGACGAAATAAAAGCTTTATAA
- a CDS encoding NADPH-dependent FMN reductase, which produces MKAIIFNGSLERRAESTSGRISEYFAEKLKKSGFQTEIFTLADSGIPLFDVTLTKTPLAVERMTQLFLGADLHFWLAPLYHGSIPGVMKNCLDWLEVTAGHYEPYLTDKTVGLVCWADGLHAMQGINTMDIIAKSLRAWPLPFSVPVIRTALFDQEDNTRISSPYADKFDKLIGIATTKRIEKSTIN; this is translated from the coding sequence ATGAAAGCAATTATATTTAACGGCTCGTTAGAACGAAGAGCTGAATCTACTTCAGGCAGGATTTCTGAATACTTTGCAGAAAAGTTGAAAAAATCAGGTTTTCAGACGGAAATCTTTACGCTGGCAGATTCCGGAATTCCTCTTTTTGATGTGACACTTACTAAAACACCTCTGGCTGTAGAGCGTATGACGCAGCTGTTTTTAGGGGCCGATCTCCATTTCTGGCTTGCTCCGCTTTATCACGGAAGCATTCCGGGAGTGATGAAAAACTGCCTGGACTGGCTTGAAGTTACCGCCGGACACTATGAGCCTTATCTTACCGATAAAACAGTGGGACTTGTATGCTGGGCAGACGGACTGCATGCCATGCAGGGCATCAATACAATGGATATCATCGCTAAATCTCTGCGGGCGTGGCCGCTTCCTTTCAGTGTTCCTGTCATCAGAACGGCATTATTTGATCAGGAAGACAACACCAGGATATCTTCTCCATACGCTGATAAATTTGATAAGCTGATTGGCATCGCAACCACAAAAAGGATAGAAAAAAGTACAATAAATTAA
- a CDS encoding MFS transporter, protein MSTYPKRWKALSYLTAGAFLSPLDYFIVNMALPSIKKAFSASDHQLQMVVAVYGLTYAALVVCGGRLGDVYGRKKIFILGLYLFLLSSLACAFSPDITFLIIARLFQGVGASLLAPQVLASIRILFSSTEQPKAVSIFSSVFGLASVVGQLMGGFLLHLHWTKFSWEMVFLVNVPVTLICILGIHFTMDNKSEEKSQKIDFVGAFLLIISLLMLICPVIFGRKYHWAWWIFAVLTGGILLLIIFYKYEVNSLYKNRPVLIDPTLLQHQPFVLSLCIIFFYNFTSGLFICYPYYLQQFLHQNPVETGLAIIPYGIAFFLGPLLVPRIKHSAHTMIYLGLALLIAGFSFTAIFFYFHEKPSFLTNISLFLAGLGHGIIMPVMMRESISFISKKRAGQASGLISISIQIGSVTGGTLLGTLFFSTIEFWGFPKAFAVTLLMTALFQMTGIFINKKLLKYSKPYQE, encoded by the coding sequence ATGAGTACCTATCCCAAACGATGGAAGGCACTAAGTTATCTGACTGCAGGAGCTTTTCTTTCACCACTGGATTATTTTATTGTCAATATGGCGCTTCCTTCTATTAAAAAGGCATTCAGTGCCAGTGATCATCAGCTTCAGATGGTTGTTGCTGTTTATGGACTGACCTACGCTGCACTGGTGGTTTGCGGAGGACGTTTGGGCGATGTATATGGCAGGAAGAAAATATTTATCCTGGGATTGTACCTATTTCTGCTTTCATCTCTGGCCTGTGCTTTTTCTCCTGATATTACATTTCTTATTATTGCCCGTTTATTTCAGGGAGTTGGAGCTTCTTTACTTGCTCCGCAGGTTCTGGCCTCAATCAGAATTCTGTTCAGCAGCACAGAACAGCCTAAAGCGGTAAGTATATTCAGTTCTGTATTTGGGCTTGCTTCTGTTGTCGGGCAGTTGATGGGTGGCTTTCTTTTACATTTGCACTGGACGAAATTTTCATGGGAAATGGTATTTCTTGTCAATGTTCCTGTTACCCTGATCTGTATTCTTGGTATTCATTTTACAATGGATAATAAGTCTGAAGAGAAAAGTCAGAAAATAGATTTTGTAGGGGCATTCCTTCTGATCATTTCTTTATTAATGCTTATATGTCCTGTTATTTTCGGGCGAAAATACCATTGGGCATGGTGGATCTTTGCCGTTTTAACAGGTGGAATTTTACTGCTGATTATATTCTACAAATATGAAGTCAATTCGCTGTATAAAAACAGACCTGTGTTGATAGATCCCACTCTTTTACAGCATCAGCCATTTGTTCTTTCCCTTTGCATTATCTTTTTTTATAATTTCACATCAGGATTGTTTATCTGTTACCCGTACTATTTGCAGCAGTTTCTTCACCAGAATCCTGTCGAAACGGGTCTGGCTATTATTCCTTACGGAATTGCCTTTTTCCTTGGGCCATTGCTCGTTCCCAGAATAAAACATTCGGCTCATACCATGATCTACTTAGGATTAGCCTTATTAATCGCAGGGTTCTCTTTTACTGCAATCTTTTTTTATTTTCATGAAAAGCCTTCTTTTTTAACGAATATCAGTCTGTTTTTAGCAGGACTGGGTCATGGCATCATTATGCCTGTAATGATGCGGGAATCTATCTCTTTTATCAGCAAAAAAAGGGCAGGACAGGCTTCAGGTTTGATCAGCATCAGCATACAGATTGGCAGTGTTACGGGAGGTACTCTGCTTGGCACTTTGTTTTTCAGTACTATAGAATTTTGGGGATTTCCGAAAGCCTTTGCTGTAACACTTCTGATGACGGCCCTATTTCAGATGACAGGAATATTCATTAACAAAAAGTTATTGAAATATAGCAAACCTTATCAAGAATAA
- a CDS encoding superoxide dismutase — protein MSTFTLPQLPYAYDALEPFIDKETMTIHHQRHHQAYVDNLNAALKASEESSTDLDSILQRISEYSPAVRNNGGGHYNHSLFWEILSPQPKLNPEGKLADAINTSFGSLDALKAEMKKAGLGQFGSGWVWLFVKFSGSLAITSTPNQDNPMMDIQSVNRGFPILGIDVWEHAYYLAYQNKRADYLDSFWSVLDWSVVERKYEEALSKIR, from the coding sequence ATGAGCACATTTACCCTACCTCAGCTTCCTTATGCTTACGATGCATTGGAACCTTTCATAGATAAAGAAACCATGACGATCCATCACCAACGTCATCATCAGGCTTATGTCGATAATCTGAATGCTGCTTTAAAAGCTTCTGAAGAATCTTCCACTGATCTTGATTCGATATTGCAAAGAATAAGTGAATACAGTCCTGCTGTAAGAAATAATGGTGGCGGACACTACAACCATTCTTTATTTTGGGAAATCCTTTCTCCACAACCAAAATTAAACCCTGAAGGAAAACTGGCGGATGCTATCAACACCAGTTTTGGAAGTCTTGATGCTCTTAAAGCGGAAATGAAAAAAGCAGGTCTTGGACAGTTCGGATCCGGATGGGTATGGTTATTTGTAAAATTCAGTGGTTCACTGGCTATAACTTCAACGCCCAATCAGGATAATCCAATGATGGATATTCAGTCTGTCAACAGAGGTTTTCCGATTCTTGGGATTGATGTGTGGGAACATGCTTATTATCTGGCTTATCAAAATAAAAGAGCTGATTATCTGGATTCATTCTGGTCTGTTTTGGATTGGTCTGTTGTAGAAAGAAAATATGAAGAAGCCCTTTCCAAAATAAGATAG
- a CDS encoding FecR family protein produces MKSQKNKNTRAFVFKLWKREVSEEKISEKENEVLSQWQTLAEKELDTIHMQESQERVLAALELYFIKPVKQTPIYQLKKYAYTAAAALILMLSVGGILTYNAFYKPDTYTADSGNRKVYLADGSVVTLLKGAELTVEKSFPASTRIVDLKGDAVFSVAKSKTHPFIVRADGFSTKVLGTVFKISQSGKDKSVLLYEGKVAVSSVGTAVSYLKPNQKWTNFGVTHTAAVISLTIEKKSGLQKVKLLSLSFNDVSFKEVADVMQTNYKIRIVYPKETAEKRITADFTGGTANENMEALAFILGLEVHKEDHIYTLKK; encoded by the coding sequence ATGAAAAGCCAAAAAAATAAAAATACCCGAGCTTTTGTTTTTAAACTCTGGAAGAGGGAAGTTTCCGAGGAAAAGATCTCAGAAAAAGAAAATGAAGTTTTAAGTCAATGGCAAACTTTGGCAGAAAAAGAACTGGACACAATCCATATGCAGGAATCTCAGGAAAGAGTCTTAGCTGCGTTGGAACTGTATTTTATCAAACCGGTAAAACAGACTCCGATCTATCAATTGAAAAAATATGCTTATACCGCTGCAGCTGCACTGATACTTATGTTATCAGTTGGAGGAATCCTTACCTATAATGCTTTCTATAAACCAGATACCTATACTGCTGATTCCGGAAACCGCAAAGTATATCTGGCGGATGGTTCCGTAGTCACATTATTAAAAGGCGCTGAACTTACAGTAGAAAAATCCTTTCCGGCTTCTACCAGAATAGTAGATCTGAAAGGAGATGCTGTGTTTTCTGTGGCAAAATCAAAAACCCATCCATTTATTGTCCGTGCGGATGGTTTCAGTACCAAAGTATTGGGAACCGTTTTTAAAATCTCACAGTCCGGTAAAGATAAGTCCGTACTTCTTTATGAAGGAAAAGTGGCTGTATCTTCAGTTGGAACAGCAGTTTCTTACCTTAAACCCAACCAGAAGTGGACGAATTTCGGGGTAACCCATACGGCAGCTGTAATCTCACTTACTATAGAAAAGAAATCAGGACTCCAAAAAGTAAAATTATTGTCATTAAGTTTTAATGATGTGTCATTCAAAGAAGTGGCAGATGTAATGCAGACTAACTATAAAATCAGGATTGTGTATCCAAAAGAAACTGCGGAGAAAAGAATCACAGCAGATTTTACAGGGGGTACAGCTAATGAAAATATGGAAGCACTGGCATTTATACTGGGACTGGAAGTTCATAAAGAAGACCATATCTACACCTTAAAAAAATAA
- a CDS encoding AraC family transcriptional regulator has translation MKSLPVERIDVKEIKLCNEEIILKTKTFLSLVYVFNGCGQLTYDERTVPFQETKLFIIPQKQSYHFKSEDAELIVIECPIEFIDKIRLEADRIESCENLYKLQYISNNYHARAGCVFRSKEDEHFAETLIVQVAREFRNKADDYLIIRNCISILLNLIARNIIESEASDLPQNRKAFSVMKIITYIQEHIKDKQKTRIQVIAEHFGISKNYFGEYFKQQTGISYQDYLLDYRLKLVETYLKYSSVRLSEIAYELQFSDESHLSKIFKKHRNMTPKEYRNNALNQPDK, from the coding sequence ATGAAGAGCTTGCCCGTTGAACGCATTGATGTAAAAGAAATAAAGCTTTGTAACGAAGAAATCATCCTTAAAACAAAAACTTTTCTTTCACTGGTTTATGTATTTAATGGATGCGGTCAGCTCACTTATGATGAACGTACTGTTCCTTTTCAGGAAACGAAGCTTTTCATTATTCCCCAAAAACAATCCTATCATTTCAAAAGTGAAGATGCAGAACTGATTGTTATAGAATGTCCGATTGAATTTATTGATAAAATAAGACTGGAAGCTGACCGTATAGAAAGCTGTGAAAATCTTTATAAACTGCAATATATCAGTAATAATTATCACGCCAGGGCCGGGTGTGTGTTCAGGAGCAAAGAAGATGAACATTTTGCAGAAACCCTTATTGTACAGGTGGCAAGAGAGTTTAGAAACAAAGCCGATGATTATCTCATCATCCGGAACTGTATCTCTATTTTGCTGAATCTCATCGCCAGAAATATTATTGAAAGTGAAGCTTCTGATTTGCCACAGAACAGAAAAGCTTTCTCTGTTATGAAGATCATCACCTATATTCAGGAGCATATAAAAGATAAACAAAAAACCAGAATTCAGGTAATTGCGGAGCATTTCGGGATCTCCAAAAATTATTTCGGGGAATATTTCAAACAGCAAACAGGCATTTCTTATCAGGACTATCTTTTGGATTACCGGCTGAAATTAGTAGAAACCTATCTGAAATACAGCAGTGTCCGGCTAAGTGAAATTGCCTATGAACTTCAGTTCAGTGATGAAAGCCACCTGTCTAAAATTTTCAAGAAACACAGAAACATGACCCCGAAAGAATATAGAAATAACGCTTTAAATCAGCCTGATAAATAA
- a CDS encoding NAD(P)-dependent oxidoreductase, producing MKTQTVIAVLFPGDMGTQIAKALINHDFKVITSGEGRSSRTLQNIQNSGITDTGTLQNTVEQAEVILSLTSPEGSLSVAENVISCLKNTSNRPLYIDLNSNTPAVALSIEELFASMDIPFVNGAVMGASKDIPDNAVLVVSGAKRHLFTNILASVFKIKDAGEKTEAASAYKLLFSMVNKGMNALFFETMTAAAHFGILDELNESLQEFLPGTYQDLMKTTPTYPQHIVRRIDEMKGLATMLENENLPHTIASGTAETFERVHNSHIFDNEKPEKVIETLQNFKKLSAKNK from the coding sequence TTGAAAACCCAGACCGTCATTGCAGTTCTTTTTCCCGGAGATATGGGAACCCAGATCGCCAAAGCACTTATAAATCATGATTTTAAAGTGATCACCTCAGGAGAAGGAAGATCATCAAGGACATTACAGAATATACAAAACTCAGGAATTACAGATACGGGGACTCTTCAAAATACTGTTGAACAGGCAGAAGTCATACTTTCGCTTACCAGTCCGGAAGGAAGTCTCAGCGTTGCGGAAAATGTTATTTCCTGCTTAAAAAACACATCAAACCGCCCTCTTTATATTGACCTCAACTCTAATACTCCTGCTGTCGCCTTATCTATTGAAGAGTTGTTCGCGTCAATGGATATCCCTTTTGTGAATGGAGCTGTAATGGGAGCTTCCAAAGATATTCCCGACAATGCTGTTTTAGTGGTAAGCGGTGCTAAAAGACATCTGTTTACCAATATATTGGCTTCAGTTTTTAAAATAAAAGATGCCGGTGAAAAAACAGAAGCAGCTTCTGCTTACAAATTATTATTTTCTATGGTAAATAAAGGAATGAATGCTTTATTTTTTGAAACCATGACTGCCGCAGCACACTTTGGAATTCTGGATGAACTGAATGAAAGCCTGCAGGAATTTCTTCCCGGAACGTATCAGGATCTGATGAAGACGACACCTACTTATCCTCAGCATATTGTGAGAAGGATTGATGAAATGAAAGGTCTTGCAACCATGCTGGAAAATGAAAATCTACCTCATACCATCGCTTCCGGAACCGCTGAAACATTTGAAAGAGTGCACAATTCGCATATTTTTGACAATGAAAAACCTGAGAAAGTGATAGAAACGCTGCAGAATTTTAAAAAATTATCTGCAAAGAATAAGTAA
- a CDS encoding DUF2480 family protein, producing MDQKIFINKAEASGIIALDLSDYKPSLDIVELDIRDHLFMGMIVKEKEFKESIAAVDFSVYHEKAVGIVCSTDAIIPPWAFMMLMEKLSPYVVYADLNNAETIRLDLWKRRLMYADLKNYKNQKVVVRASTDHDPSLYLLAAGLLKPLVKTLMYGEIGLPKVIFKS from the coding sequence ATGGATCAGAAAATTTTTATTAATAAAGCAGAAGCTTCCGGGATTATAGCGCTTGATCTTTCAGATTATAAACCTTCTTTAGATATTGTGGAACTGGATATCAGGGATCACCTTTTTATGGGAATGATTGTGAAGGAAAAGGAGTTTAAAGAATCAATTGCTGCGGTGGATTTTTCTGTATATCATGAAAAAGCTGTAGGAATTGTCTGCTCCACCGATGCTATTATTCCTCCCTGGGCATTTATGATGTTAATGGAAAAACTATCTCCCTATGTGGTGTATGCAGATTTAAACAATGCTGAAACGATTCGGCTGGATCTCTGGAAACGCCGTCTCATGTATGCAGACCTCAAAAATTATAAAAATCAGAAAGTTGTTGTCAGAGCAAGTACTGATCATGATCCTTCACTCTATTTATTAGCAGCAGGATTATTGAAACCTTTGGTTAAAACTCTGATGTACGGCGAAATAGGCTTGCCCAAAGTAATTTTTAAAAGCTAG
- a CDS encoding 4Fe-4S binding protein, which yields MAIIITDDCINCGACEPECPNSAIYEGAIDWRWKDKTKLSGKVAFPDGTEAEADAYQQAYSDDVYYIVAGKCTECKGFHEEPQCKTVCPVDCCVDDPDHRETDEILFDRQKFLHN from the coding sequence ATGGCTATTATAATAACTGATGACTGCATCAACTGTGGAGCCTGTGAACCAGAATGTCCTAATTCTGCTATTTATGAAGGTGCTATTGACTGGCGCTGGAAGGACAAAACAAAACTGTCCGGAAAGGTGGCTTTTCCTGATGGTACAGAAGCGGAGGCAGACGCTTACCAGCAGGCGTATTCTGATGATGTCTACTATATTGTCGCCGGAAAATGTACTGAGTGTAAAGGTTTTCATGAAGAACCTCAGTGCAAAACAGTTTGCCCGGTAGACTGTTGTGTGGATGACCCTGATCACCGGGAGACTGATGAAATTCTTTTCGACAGGCAGAAATTTCTGCATAATTAA
- a CDS encoding helix-turn-helix transcriptional regulator: MKKPAADRILMFLKMRGEATSLLISEELSITKEGARKHLLNLAEEGLIRSFAKSEGVGRPSTYYTLTEKGTSQFPDSHADVTVQILRSVKNLLGENALDLLINDREKNTYERYEKALVKAESLEQRLDVLVKARSEEGYMAEWTKEGSDYFLIENHCPICAAAAECQGFCRAELSNFQNLIGKSYQVERVSHILSGGQRCVYKITQ, translated from the coding sequence ATGAAGAAGCCGGCAGCAGACCGCATCCTGATGTTTTTAAAAATGAGAGGAGAAGCAACATCACTTTTGATCTCCGAGGAACTCTCTATAACAAAGGAAGGCGCGCGGAAACATTTACTCAATCTTGCTGAGGAAGGACTCATCAGATCTTTTGCAAAAAGTGAAGGAGTAGGGCGGCCGTCTACCTATTATACCCTTACAGAAAAAGGGACGTCCCAGTTTCCCGATTCCCATGCTGATGTAACGGTTCAGATTCTCCGGTCTGTAAAAAATCTGTTAGGAGAAAATGCGCTGGATTTACTGATCAATGACAGAGAAAAAAACACCTATGAGCGCTATGAAAAAGCTTTAGTAAAAGCAGAATCTTTAGAGCAGCGCTTAGATGTATTGGTAAAAGCCCGCAGTGAAGAAGGATATATGGCGGAATGGACAAAAGAAGGCAGCGATTACTTCCTTATAGAAAATCACTGCCCGATCTGTGCTGCAGCTGCAGAGTGTCAGGGATTCTGCCGTGCCGAATTATCCAATTTCCAGAACCTCATCGGTAAAAGTTATCAGGTAGAAAGAGTAAGCCATATTCTTTCAGGCGGACAGCGGTGTGTGTATAAGATTACACAATAG
- a CDS encoding RNA polymerase sigma factor, whose amino-acid sequence MKPTDYSILERIRLGDRPAFMLLYERYWDSLYRFVFMRTRDKEMSEELLQNLWIKILEDTASIQTDESESAKGYLLRHLHYRILDHYNSSRKIPSTISIDEFDPGHEIDISDTEYFEILEDNEISSLLSMIDEVVSQLPSTEQSVYDMRIRRNMSVDETAEALGISNKTVSNKLSKALGEIREQLNPEYQSSKKLVSILMLMEILTNY is encoded by the coding sequence ATGAAACCTACAGACTACAGTATATTAGAAAGAATAAGATTAGGAGACCGTCCTGCATTCATGCTGCTTTATGAGCGGTATTGGGACAGTCTTTACCGTTTTGTTTTCATGAGGACAAGAGACAAAGAGATGTCTGAAGAGCTGCTTCAGAATCTCTGGATAAAAATACTTGAGGATACAGCTTCCATACAGACTGATGAGTCTGAAAGTGCGAAAGGGTATCTGCTGCGGCACCTTCATTACCGTATCCTTGATCATTATAACAGTTCCAGAAAGATCCCGTCTACGATAAGTATTGATGAATTTGATCCCGGTCACGAAATAGATATATCAGATACTGAATATTTTGAGATTCTTGAGGATAATGAGATCTCTTCTTTATTATCGATGATTGATGAAGTGGTTTCACAGCTCCCTTCTACAGAGCAAAGCGTCTATGATATGAGGATCAGGAGAAATATGTCTGTGGATGAAACGGCAGAGGCTTTGGGAATCAGCAATAAAACCGTAAGTAATAAGCTTAGCAAAGCTTTGGGAGAAATACGGGAACAGCTGAACCCGGAATACCAGTCTTCTAAAAAACTGGTATCTATCCTGATGTTGATGGAAATACTTACAAATTATTAA
- a CDS encoding MarR family winged helix-turn-helix transcriptional regulator, producing the protein MNHDFIKELGYKALDSRLKRISDRMSHDVRKFYKELNIDVEPNWYLVFMLLQKNKEMSIIDIAEPLGYSHPSVVAIVKKMADKDYLHIQKNNTDKRKQMVSLTKKAENMLPQLEQIWDSCEKAILQVLSDDLGILTYLDHIDSRLKNESFHDRFKNEYLKKDMI; encoded by the coding sequence ATGAATCACGATTTCATTAAAGAATTAGGATATAAAGCACTGGACAGCAGATTAAAGAGAATAAGTGACCGGATGTCCCATGATGTAAGAAAATTCTACAAAGAATTGAATATAGATGTAGAACCCAACTGGTATCTTGTTTTTATGCTGCTTCAGAAAAACAAAGAAATGTCTATTATAGATATTGCAGAGCCTTTAGGATATTCTCATCCTTCGGTTGTGGCCATTGTAAAAAAGATGGCAGATAAAGACTATCTGCATATTCAGAAAAATAACACAGACAAACGGAAGCAAATGGTTTCTCTGACAAAAAAAGCGGAGAATATGCTTCCTCAGCTCGAACAGATCTGGGACAGCTGCGAAAAAGCAATTTTGCAGGTACTTTCCGATGATCTGGGAATTCTTACTTACCTGGATCATATAGATTCCCGCTTGAAAAATGAATCTTTCCATGACAGATTTAAAAACGAATACTTAAAAAAAGATATGATATGA
- a CDS encoding Crp/Fnr family transcriptional regulator encodes MDKSSLKAYFHSLFDIGDGVVEKITETFSPFELKANAFLLNKDEVSTKTFFLEKGYVRSFILNEDNEEITTNIYAAPCFVNDFLSFFRQQPAKENYQTITACSFWETGLENVQHNFHNIPEFREFSRLLFVLNYYSIHDRLIEMASQKASTRYFNLMKKHPDIFQYVPLKVIASYLGMKDSSLSRIRKGINKM; translated from the coding sequence ATGGACAAATCATCGCTTAAGGCTTATTTTCATTCTTTGTTTGACATCGGTGACGGTGTTGTTGAAAAGATCACGGAGACATTCAGTCCTTTTGAGCTGAAAGCAAATGCATTTTTACTCAATAAAGATGAGGTCAGTACCAAAACCTTCTTTTTGGAAAAAGGCTATGTCCGTTCCTTTATTCTGAATGAGGATAATGAAGAAATCACAACCAATATCTATGCAGCGCCTTGCTTTGTCAATGATTTCCTGTCTTTTTTCAGGCAACAACCCGCAAAGGAAAATTATCAAACCATTACGGCCTGCTCTTTCTGGGAGACAGGGTTGGAAAACGTACAGCATAATTTTCATAACATTCCGGAGTTCAGGGAATTCAGCCGTCTTCTTTTTGTTCTCAATTATTACAGCATTCACGACCGGCTGATCGAGATGGCGAGTCAGAAAGCTTCCACACGATATTTTAATCTGATGAAAAAGCATCCCGATATTTTCCAGTATGTACCGCTGAAGGTAATTGCTTCTTATCTGGGGATGAAAGACAGTTCATTGAGCCGGATCAGAAAAGGAATCAATAAAATGTAA